The Pseudomonas sp. G2-4 genome window below encodes:
- a CDS encoding response regulator transcription factor — translation MSSVNKSILLVDDDQEIRELLDTYLSRAGFQVRTTPDGAGFRQALNEAPSDLVILDVMLPDEDGFSLCRWVRQHPRQAHVPIIMLTASSDEADRVIGLELGADDYLGKPFSPRELQARIKALLRRAQFGQERSGGEVLAFDEWRLDMVSHRLFHTDGEEVILSGADFALLKLFLDHPQEILDRDTIGNATRGRELMPLDRIVDMAVSRLRQRLRDTDKPPRLIRTVRGSGYQLAASVVASNGH, via the coding sequence GTGAGTTCAGTGAATAAATCGATTTTGTTGGTCGACGACGACCAGGAGATTCGCGAACTGCTGGACACTTACCTCAGTCGTGCGGGGTTTCAGGTGCGCACCACACCCGATGGTGCCGGGTTTCGCCAGGCGCTGAACGAGGCGCCGAGCGACCTGGTGATCCTCGACGTGATGCTGCCCGACGAGGACGGCTTCAGCCTGTGTCGCTGGGTTCGCCAGCACCCGCGCCAGGCGCACGTGCCGATCATCATGCTCACCGCCAGTTCCGACGAGGCCGACCGGGTCATTGGCCTGGAACTGGGGGCCGATGACTACCTGGGCAAACCCTTCAGTCCTCGCGAGTTGCAGGCGCGTATCAAGGCCCTCCTGCGCCGGGCGCAATTCGGCCAGGAACGTTCCGGCGGCGAAGTGCTGGCCTTCGACGAGTGGCGGCTGGACATGGTCAGTCATCGGCTGTTTCACACCGACGGTGAAGAGGTGATTCTCTCCGGCGCCGATTTCGCCCTGCTCAAGTTGTTTCTAGACCATCCCCAGGAAATCCTCGACCGCGACACCATCGGCAATGCGACCCGTGGCCGTGAGTTGATGCCCCTGGACCGGATCGTCGACATGGCCGTCAGTCGCCTGCGCCAGCGCCTGCGTGACACCGACAAGCCGCCGCGGCTGATCCGTACGGTGCGTGGCAGCGGCTATCAACTGGCGGCCAGTGTGGTTGCCAGCAATGGTCATTGA
- a CDS encoding ATP-binding protein: MVIDWVKKVARRVPVPRSLLGRMLLLTLLVVLFAQTLSSLIWVSQLRATQLEGLVTSARSLAHSMTASVSYLRSLPVAYRPLVLDQLRSMGGTRFVVTLNDKPLGMDVLPVTPRKLAVLKAVDDVLRRSLGNSADISVNFVSPDDLRIFNAGLKLDELPRSWAHYALTLEPVNPPVLVTQIQMAPGEWLYIASLLPEPYTALEEQDLPKQQVGFIVLTSSLLLLFIGLLVHWQSRPLKRLARAARDMSLGAEVEPVAEGGGSEVVEVGRAFNAMRERISRYLTERSQLFSAISHDLRTPITRLRLRVELLEDENLQAKFGRDLDELELLVKGALQCVKDTDIHENIEPVDLNHVLDCLVEPYLAPNGNGRVTQDGRALAPYPGKPLALKRCIGNLIDNALKYGQNAHLHIDDDETAFILHVDDEGPGVPEQRLEQVFEPHFRLAGQQQGYGLGLGIARNIAHSHGGEVSLQNLREGGLRVTLQLPRSVE; encoded by the coding sequence ATGGTCATTGACTGGGTCAAGAAAGTCGCCCGACGGGTACCGGTGCCGCGCTCGTTGTTAGGGCGGATGCTGTTGCTGACCTTGCTGGTGGTGCTGTTCGCCCAGACCCTGTCCAGCCTGATCTGGGTCTCGCAATTGCGCGCCACCCAGCTCGAAGGCCTGGTCACCAGCGCCCGTAGCCTGGCCCATTCGATGACCGCCAGCGTTAGCTACCTGCGCTCGCTGCCGGTGGCTTATCGGCCATTGGTGCTGGATCAGTTGCGCAGCATGGGCGGTACGCGGTTTGTCGTCACGCTCAACGACAAGCCCCTGGGCATGGACGTGCTGCCGGTGACGCCGCGCAAGCTGGCGGTGCTCAAGGCGGTGGACGATGTGCTGCGCCGGTCCCTGGGCAATAGCGCCGATATCTCGGTCAATTTTGTCAGCCCCGACGATCTGCGAATTTTCAACGCCGGGCTGAAACTCGACGAATTGCCCCGCTCGTGGGCCCACTACGCCTTGACGCTTGAGCCTGTGAACCCGCCGGTGCTGGTCACGCAAATCCAGATGGCGCCGGGCGAATGGCTGTACATCGCTTCGTTGCTGCCCGAGCCCTATACCGCGCTTGAAGAGCAGGACCTGCCCAAGCAACAGGTCGGTTTCATCGTGCTCACCAGCAGCCTGTTGTTGCTGTTCATCGGCTTGCTGGTGCACTGGCAGAGCCGACCTCTGAAGCGCTTGGCTCGAGCGGCGCGGGACATGTCCCTGGGGGCTGAAGTGGAACCGGTGGCCGAGGGCGGCGGCAGCGAAGTGGTGGAAGTGGGCCGGGCGTTCAATGCCATGCGCGAGCGCATCAGCCGTTACCTGACCGAACGTAGCCAGTTGTTCAGCGCGATTTCCCATGACTTGCGCACGCCCATTACCCGGTTGCGCTTGCGGGTCGAGCTGCTGGAAGACGAAAACCTGCAAGCCAAGTTCGGCCGCGACCTGGACGAGCTGGAGCTGCTGGTCAAAGGCGCGCTGCAATGCGTCAAGGACACCGACATCCACGAGAACATCGAGCCGGTAGACCTCAACCACGTGCTCGATTGCCTGGTCGAACCTTACCTGGCGCCCAACGGCAACGGTCGGGTGACCCAGGATGGCCGGGCGCTGGCGCCGTATCCGGGCAAGCCACTGGCGCTCAAGCGCTGCATCGGCAACCTGATCGACAACGCCTTGAAGTATGGGCAGAACGCCCACCTGCACATCGACGACGATGAAACCGCGTTCATCCTGCACGTCGACGACGAAGGCCCGGGTGTGCCGGAACAGCGCCTGGAGCAAGTCTTCGAACCGCACTTCCGCCTGGCCGGCCAACAGCAAGGGTATGGCCTGGGCTTGGGCATCGCCCGCAACATCGCCCACAGCCATGGCGGCGAAGTGAGCCTGCAAAACCTGCGCGAGGGTGGGTTGCGGGTGACGTTGCAGTTGCCTCGCAGTGTGGAATAG
- a CDS encoding AGE family epimerase/isomerase produces the protein MDTFQPAFSSWLNAPAHQQWLAAEGLRLLAFAKASKLPDGFGNLDELGRLPANAQAETMNTARMTHSFAMAHIQGLPGFAELVDHGVEALSGPLRDAEHGGWFATAQPSEGDTDKAAYRHAFVALAASSAVVAQRPGAQALLDEAVRVIDEHFWSEEEGALRESFNRDWSEEEAYRGANSNMHATEAFLALADATDDPRWLARALRIVERVIHGHAATNDYLVVEHFDRDWQPLREYNHDNPADGFRPYGTTPGHGFEWARLLLHLEAARVQIGMLTPGWLAQDAQKLFDQNCRHGWNADGAPGIVYTLDWDNRAVVRHRLHWVHAEAAAAASALLKRTDEAKYEAWYRLFWEFCDKHFIDRCNGSWHHELDPQNSPSADIWPGKPDLYHAWQAVLIPRLPLAPSMATALAKFSSPAPV, from the coding sequence ATGGACACCTTCCAACCGGCCTTCAGCAGTTGGCTGAACGCGCCTGCCCACCAGCAGTGGCTGGCGGCCGAAGGCTTGCGACTGCTGGCGTTCGCCAAGGCATCGAAGCTGCCGGACGGCTTTGGCAACCTGGACGAACTGGGGCGCCTGCCGGCCAATGCCCAGGCCGAAACCATGAACACCGCGCGCATGACCCACAGCTTCGCCATGGCGCACATCCAGGGCCTGCCGGGTTTCGCCGAGCTGGTGGATCACGGTGTCGAGGCCCTGAGCGGCCCCTTGCGCGACGCCGAACATGGCGGCTGGTTCGCCACGGCGCAGCCTTCTGAAGGCGACACCGACAAGGCCGCCTACCGGCATGCCTTCGTGGCCTTGGCGGCCAGTTCCGCCGTGGTGGCCCAGCGTCCCGGTGCCCAGGCGCTGCTGGATGAAGCGGTGCGGGTCATCGACGAGCATTTCTGGAGTGAGGAAGAGGGCGCCCTGCGCGAGTCCTTCAATCGTGACTGGAGCGAGGAAGAGGCGTATCGCGGTGCCAACAGCAACATGCACGCCACCGAAGCGTTCCTGGCCCTGGCCGATGCCACCGACGATCCGCGCTGGCTGGCCCGCGCCCTGCGCATCGTTGAACGGGTCATCCACGGTCATGCCGCCACCAACGACTACCTGGTGGTGGAGCATTTCGACCGCGATTGGCAGCCGTTGCGCGAGTACAACCACGACAATCCCGCCGACGGTTTCCGCCCGTACGGCACCACCCCCGGCCATGGTTTCGAATGGGCGAGGCTGCTGCTGCACCTTGAAGCAGCGCGGGTGCAGATTGGCATGCTGACCCCCGGTTGGCTGGCCCAGGATGCGCAAAAACTCTTCGACCAGAACTGCCGTCATGGCTGGAATGCCGATGGTGCGCCAGGCATCGTCTATACGCTGGACTGGGACAACCGCGCCGTCGTCCGCCATCGCCTGCATTGGGTGCACGCTGAAGCTGCGGCTGCTGCCAGCGCGTTGCTCAAGCGCACCGACGAGGCAAAGTACGAAGCCTGGTACCGACTGTTTTGGGAGTTTTGTGACAAACATTTCATCGACCGCTGCAACGGCAGTTGGCATCACGAGCTCGACCCACAAAATAGCCCCAGCGCCGACATCTGGCCAGGCAAGCCGGATCTGTATCACGCCTGGCAGGCAGTGCTGATTCCGCGCTTGCCCCTGGCACCCAGCATGGCCACGGCCCTGGCGAAGTTCTCCAGTCCTGCGCCTGTGTAA
- a CDS encoding ABC transporter substrate-binding protein: MNAISRLATVISLASLLPVAAFPISALAAESKGSVEVVHWWTSGGEKAAIDVLKAQVEKDGFTWKDGAVAGGGGSTAMTVLKSRAVAGNPPGVAQIKGPDIQEWASTGLLDTDILKDVAKAEKWDSLLDKKVSDTVKYEGDYVAVPVNIHRVNWLWINPEVFKKAGITKNPTTLEEFYAAADKLKAAGFIPLAHGGQPWQDSTVFEAVVLSVMGAEGYKKALVDLDSKALTGPEMVKALTELKKVATYMDADGKGQDWNLEAAKVINGKAGMQIMGDWAKSEWTAAKKVAGKDYECVAFPGTEKAFTYNIDSLAVFKQKDKGTAAGQQDIAKVVLGENFQKVFSINKGSIPVRNDMLGDMAKYGFDSCAQTAAKDFLTDAKSGGLQPSMAHNMATTLAVQGAFFDVVTNYINDPKADPADAAKKLGAAVQSAK, from the coding sequence ATGAATGCGATTTCTCGCCTCGCTACTGTCATTTCTCTTGCTTCCTTGCTTCCCGTCGCAGCATTCCCTATCAGCGCCCTTGCCGCCGAATCCAAAGGTTCCGTGGAAGTCGTCCATTGGTGGACGTCGGGTGGTGAAAAAGCCGCGATCGATGTGCTCAAGGCCCAAGTAGAGAAAGACGGCTTTACCTGGAAGGACGGCGCTGTCGCCGGTGGTGGCGGCTCCACAGCCATGACCGTGCTCAAGAGCCGTGCCGTGGCCGGCAACCCACCGGGTGTCGCCCAGATCAAGGGCCCGGACATCCAGGAATGGGCGTCCACCGGGCTGCTCGACACCGACATCCTGAAAGACGTTGCCAAAGCAGAGAAGTGGGACAGCCTGCTCGACAAGAAAGTCTCCGATACCGTGAAGTACGAAGGTGATTACGTGGCCGTGCCGGTGAACATCCACCGCGTCAACTGGCTGTGGATCAACCCGGAGGTCTTCAAGAAGGCCGGCATCACCAAAAACCCAACCACCCTCGAAGAGTTCTACGCTGCCGCTGACAAGCTCAAGGCCGCAGGCTTCATTCCCCTCGCCCACGGTGGCCAGCCTTGGCAGGACAGCACCGTGTTCGAAGCCGTGGTGCTCTCGGTCATGGGCGCCGAGGGCTACAAGAAAGCCCTGGTCGACCTGGACAGCAAGGCCCTGACCGGTCCGGAAATGGTCAAGGCGCTGACCGAACTGAAGAAAGTCGCGACCTACATGGACGCCGACGGCAAGGGCCAGGACTGGAACCTGGAAGCGGCCAAGGTCATCAACGGCAAGGCCGGCATGCAGATCATGGGTGACTGGGCCAAGAGCGAGTGGACCGCCGCGAAGAAAGTCGCTGGCAAGGACTACGAGTGCGTCGCCTTCCCGGGCACCGAAAAGGCCTTCACCTACAACATCGACTCCCTGGCGGTGTTCAAGCAGAAAGACAAAGGCACGGCGGCCGGTCAGCAGGATATCGCCAAGGTCGTGCTGGGTGAAAACTTCCAGAAGGTCTTCAGCATCAACAAGGGTTCGATCCCGGTGCGCAACGACATGCTCGGCGACATGGCCAAGTACGGTTTCGATTCCTGCGCCCAGACCGCTGCCAAGGACTTCCTGACGGACGCCAAGTCTGGCGGCCTGCAGCCGAGCATGGCGCACAACATGGCGACCACGCTGGCGGTTCAGGGGGCGTTCTTTGACGTGGTGACCAACTACATCAACGACCCGAAAGCCGACCCTGCCGATGCCGCCAAGAAACTTGGCGCTGCGGTCCAGTCGGCCAAGTAG
- a CDS encoding sugar ABC transporter permease yields MSSVAVFSKASPFDALQRWLPKLVLAPSMFIVLVGFYGYILWTFVLSFTTSTFLPNYKWAGLAQYARLWDNDRWWVASKNLALFGGMFIGITLVIGVLLAVFLDQRIRREGFIRTIYLYPMALSMIVTGTAWKWLLNPGMGLDKLLRDWGWEGFRLDWLIDPDRVVYCLVIAAVWQASGFIMAMFLAGLRGVDQSIIRAAQIDGASMPRIYWKVVLPSLRPVFFSAVMILAHIAIKSFDLVAAMTAGGPGYSSDLPAMFMYSFTFSRGQMGMGSASAILMLGAILAIIVPYLYSELRTKRHD; encoded by the coding sequence ATGAGTTCTGTTGCTGTGTTCAGCAAGGCCTCGCCGTTCGACGCATTGCAGCGCTGGCTCCCGAAACTGGTGCTGGCGCCGAGCATGTTCATCGTTCTGGTGGGCTTCTATGGCTATATCTTGTGGACGTTCGTCCTGTCGTTCACCACGTCGACGTTCTTGCCGAACTATAAATGGGCGGGCCTGGCGCAATACGCGCGGCTGTGGGACAACGACCGCTGGTGGGTGGCAAGCAAGAACCTGGCGCTGTTCGGTGGCATGTTCATCGGCATCACCCTGGTGATCGGCGTCCTGCTGGCGGTGTTTCTTGACCAGCGTATTCGTCGCGAAGGTTTCATCCGCACCATTTACCTGTATCCGATGGCGCTCTCGATGATCGTCACCGGTACCGCCTGGAAGTGGCTGCTCAACCCGGGCATGGGCCTGGACAAATTGTTGCGTGACTGGGGCTGGGAAGGCTTCCGCCTGGATTGGCTGATCGACCCGGATCGTGTGGTGTATTGCCTGGTAATTGCGGCGGTATGGCAGGCCTCGGGCTTCATCATGGCGATGTTCCTGGCCGGCCTGCGGGGCGTTGATCAATCGATCATCCGCGCCGCGCAGATCGATGGCGCGAGCATGCCGCGGATCTACTGGAAAGTGGTGCTGCCAAGCCTGCGTCCGGTGTTCTTCAGCGCAGTGATGATCCTGGCGCACATCGCGATCAAGAGTTTCGACCTGGTGGCGGCGATGACAGCCGGCGGCCCGGGTTACTCCTCCGACCTGCCTGCCATGTTCATGTACTCCTTCACCTTCAGTCGCGGCCAGATGGGCATGGGCTCGGCCAGTGCAATCCTGATGCTCGGTGCGATTCTCGCAATCATCGTGCCTTACCTGTACTCCGAGCTGAGGACCAAGCGTCATGACTAG
- a CDS encoding carbohydrate ABC transporter permease, translating into MTSLAAKPSISLSRIAIYAVLILAVLLYLVPLVVMLLTSFKTPEDINTGNLLSWPTVVTGIGWVKAWATVDGYFWNSIKITVPAVLISTAIGALNGYVLSMWRFRGSQLFFGLLLFGCFLPFQTVLLPASFTLGKMGLASTTTGLVFVHVVYGLAFTTLFFRNYYVSIPDALVKAARLDGAGFFTIFRRIILPMSTPIIMVCLIWQFTQIWNDFLFGVVFSSGDSQPITVALNNLVNTSTGAKEYNVDMAAAMIAGLPTLLVYVVAGKYFVRGLTAGAVKG; encoded by the coding sequence ATGACTAGTCTCGCTGCCAAACCTTCCATCAGCCTGAGTCGGATCGCGATCTATGCGGTGTTGATCCTCGCTGTATTGCTGTACCTGGTGCCGCTGGTGGTCATGCTGTTGACCAGCTTCAAGACCCCGGAAGACATCAACACCGGTAACCTGCTGAGCTGGCCGACCGTGGTCACCGGCATCGGTTGGGTCAAGGCCTGGGCCACGGTCGACGGCTACTTCTGGAACTCGATCAAGATCACCGTCCCGGCGGTGCTGATCTCTACCGCTATCGGTGCGTTGAACGGCTACGTGTTGTCGATGTGGCGCTTTCGCGGTTCGCAGTTGTTCTTCGGTCTGTTGCTGTTTGGTTGCTTCCTGCCGTTCCAGACCGTCCTGCTGCCGGCCTCGTTCACCCTCGGCAAGATGGGCCTGGCCAGTACCACCACGGGCCTGGTGTTCGTGCATGTGGTCTACGGCCTCGCATTCACCACGCTGTTCTTCCGTAACTACTACGTCAGCATTCCCGATGCGCTGGTGAAGGCTGCGCGGCTGGACGGTGCGGGTTTCTTCACCATCTTCCGGCGGATCATTCTGCCGATGTCGACCCCGATCATCATGGTCTGCCTGATCTGGCAGTTCACGCAGATCTGGAACGACTTCCTGTTCGGTGTGGTGTTCTCCAGCGGCGATTCGCAGCCCATCACGGTGGCGCTGAACAACCTGGTCAACACCAGCACAGGGGCCAAGGAATACAACGTTGATATGGCGGCGGCGATGATCGCCGGGCTGCC